The Zingiber officinale cultivar Zhangliang chromosome 9A, Zo_v1.1, whole genome shotgun sequence genome window below encodes:
- the LOC122019813 gene encoding type II inositol polyphosphate 5-phosphatase 15-like, producing MEQSLIDDDDWSFITDSFAATASAAAVRPAPQTLPSQGQPTLGLDFADDAPNPFGRLTLGDPPSTAKPSYSNPCTDLPAPDAATSTSISDRGAARSSPSASSFSDRLSECTGMDVHWRKPPAIELRPHPLRETQVGCFIRTIAASGSQVWAGLENGVRVWNVSDAFEGFGRRRFGTWKPKRGDEESAPFEESCFTSPTICLVVDPSSGLVFSGHKDGRIRIWRMESEPEGRKLGMENGGDLAYSLSWQAHRSPVLSMTLTSHGELWSGSEGGVIIAWSWKIISKALSLSKEDKQRASTLVERSFVDLRSLATVGGMCLLPTADIKCLLSDNFYSKVWSSSSLSFALWDANTKELLKVFNIDGQVETRFDTLQVQNSCEEVGDMRINLSSTSKKAINFFQRSRHVLLEAAGAVRKAAAKSAFGDDYRRTEALTITVNGMIWSGCANGLLIQWDRYGHRLQEVQHHSSYIQCLSTFGTRLWIGYMDGTIQVIDIEGKLLGGWIAHRNPIIGMAVVGSYLFTLANHGGIRGWHMSSPGPLDSVFQSELSRINSLYTRVENFGILVGSWNVGQERVNTDSLISWLGNATPQVGLVVVGLQEVEMGAGFLAMAAAKETVGLEGSANGQWWLEAIGKILDEGVPFELIGSRQLAGLLIAVWARKNLRSYIGDVDAAAVPCGFGRAIGNKGAVALRMRIYDQKICFINCHFAAHLEAVNRRNADFDHVFRTMTFSRISSGLNAATGGACSVHMQHGVNINYGRTPELSEANMVVFLGDFNYRLEGITYEEAVYLISQRRFDLLLGNDQLQVEMKAGRVFQGFQEGNIKFPPTYKFEKDQTELSGYDLSEKKRIPAWCDRILFRDSRNSETDCSLACPVVSSILMYDSCMDVMGSDHKPVKGIFTLSIAHVDEITRRQKFGEILVSSSLKEEFDNIPETSFSSNDITLQGYDITVLRVTNKCRRNIAIFQLSVQTQASLKESEQISGLYSRCSFGFPDWLEVNPKSGTIKPGQIVELSMQYKDTDIVSKLDERTHRMQQNWQDVDSMDKVATLRVDISSNYSTEVKSFSIHIRHRRSSMSTHDGSRGVSTLTSQNFI from the exons TCCTTCTCTGATCGTTTATCCGAATGCACCGGCATGGACGTCCATTGGAGAAAGCCGCCGGCCATCGAATTGAGGCCCCACCCCCTCCGGGAGACTCAGGTAGGATGCTTCATCCGGACGATCGCTGCCTCGGGTTCGCAGGTCTGGGCTGGGCTGGAGAATGGCGTTCGAGTCTGGAACGTTTCTGATGCGTTTGAAGGGTTTGGACGCCGGCGTTTTGGTACTTGGAAGCCGAAGAGGGGTGATGAGGAGAGTGCGCCGTTTGAGGAATCTTGTTTTACGTCGCCGACGATCTGCTTGGTGGTTGATCCAAGTAGTGGGCTTGTGTTCAGTGGTCACAAGGACGGGAGGATTCGCATTTGGAGAATGGAGTCCGAACCAGAGGGGAGGAAATTGGGAATGGAGAATGGGGGAGATCTAGCATATTCTCTTTCGTGGCAGGCTCATCGATCACCTGTTCTCTCAATGACCCTTACTTCACACG GTGAACTATGGTCTGGTTCTGAAGGTGGAGTTATAATAGCTTGGTCTTGGAAAATCATATCTAAAGCTCTCTCTCTGAGTAAGGAAGATAAACAGAGGGCTTCAACTTTAGTTGAAAGATCCTTTGTTGATCTCAGGAGCTTGGCTACTGTTGGAGGAATGTGTTTATTGCCTACTGCAGATATTAAATGTCTGTTGTCTGATAATTTCTACTCAAAAGTGTGGAGCTCCAGCAGTCTCTCATTTGCTCTTTG GGACGCTAATACAAAGGAGCTCCTAAAAGTCTTCAACATAGATGGTCAAGTTGAAACTAGATTTGACACGTTGCAAGTCCAAAATTCATGTGAAGAGGTTGGTGATATGAGGATTAACTTGTCCTCTACTTCAAAGAAGGCTATTAATTTCTTCCAGCGATCACGACATGTACTGTTGGAAGCTGCTGGTGCTGTAAGGAAAGCTGCAGCCAAAAGCGCATTTGGTGATGATTATCGCAGAACAGAAGCGCTAACTATAACTGTCAATGGAATGATCTGGTCTGGATGTGCAAATGGTTTGCTCATTCAGTGGGATAGGTATGGTCATCGGTTGCAGGAAGTTCAACATCATTCATCTTACATTCAATGTCTCAGTACATTTGGGACAAGATTGTGGATTGGCTATATGGATGGCACTATCCAGGTCATTGACATTGAGGGAAAGTTGCTTGGAGGATGGATTGCTCATAGAAACCCAATAATAGGGATGGCTGTTGTGGGTTCTTATCTCTTTACATTAGCTAACCATGGCGGGATTCGTGGTTGGCACATGTCATCTCCAGGACCTCTTGATAGTGTATTTCAATCTGAGCTATCTCGCATAAATAGTTTATATACAAGAGTAGAGAACTTTGGAATTTTGGTGGGAAGTTGGAATGTTGGACAAGAAAGAGTGAACACTGATTCACTTATCAGTTGGCTTGGTAATGCAACTCCTCAGGTTGGACTTGTTGTTGTTGGTTTGCAAGAGGTGGAAATgggtgctggttttcttgcaatGGCTGCTGCAAAAGAAACT GTAGGACTCGAGGGTAGTGCTAATGGCCAATGGTGGCTGGAAGCAATTGGGAAAATCTTAGATGAAGGAGTTCCTTTTGAGCTTATTGGCTCAAGGCAGCTTGCTGGGTTACTTATTGCTGTATG GGCTAGAAAGAATCTTAGGTCGTATATCGGTGATGTCGATGCAGCAGCTGTGCCATGTGGATTTGGCCGTGCAATTGGGAACAAG GGAGCTGTAGCTTTGAGGATGAGAATTTATGATCAAAAAATATGCTTTATTAATTGTCATTTTGCTGCACATTTGGAGGCAGTGAACCGACGGAATGCTGATTTTGATCATGTTTTCCGAACAATGACTTTCAGCCGTATTTCAAGTGGACTTAATGCCGCAACAG GTGGTGCTTGCTCTGTCCATATGCAACATGGAGTAAAT ATCAATTATGGTAGAACACCAGAGTTATCAGAAGCCAATATGGTTGTATTTCTGGGTGATTTCAACTATAGGCTTGAAGGCATCACATATGAAGAAGCAGTGTATTTGATCTCTCAAAGGCGCTTTGACTTGCTCTTGGGAAACGATCAGCTCCAAGTGGAAATGAAGGCAGGAAGAGTTTTTCAGGGATTTCAGGAAGGAAACATCAAGTTCCCTCCAACATATAAATTTGAAAAGGACCAGACAGAATTATCAG GATATGACTTAAGTGAAAAGAAGCGTATTCCTGCTTGGTGTGACAGGATACTGTTTCGTGACAGTCGTAATTCAGAGACTGATTGTTCATTAGCTTGCCCTGTAGTCTCTTCTATTCTTAT GTACGATTCCTGCATGGATGTGATGGGAAGCGACCACAAACCTGTGAAAGGCATATTTACTCTTAGTATTGCACACGTAGATGAAATAACCAGGAGGCAAAAGTTTGGAGAAATACTTGTTTCCAGTAGCTTGAAAGAAGAATTTGACAATATTCCAGAAACTAGTTTTAGCAGCAACGACATTACTCTGCAAGGTTATGACATAACTGTTTTGAGAGTCACTAATAAATGCAGAAGAAACATAGCTATATTTCAATTATCTGTCCAAACTCAGGCGAGTCTCAAGGAGAGTGAACAAATTTCTGGGCTTTATTCAAGATGTTCTTTTGGTTTTCCTGATTGGCTAGAG GTCAATCCCAAAAGTGGTACGATCAAACCAGGCCAAATTGTGGAATTATCTATGCAGTACAAGGACACTGATATTGTCTCCAAGTTAGATGAGAGAACTCACAGAATGCAGCAAAACTGGCAGGATGTGGATTCTATGGATAAAGTAGCAACATTGAGAGTGGACATCTCAAGCAACTACTCAACTGAGGTAAAAAGTTTTTCGATCCACATACGTCATCGTCGTTCATCCATGAGCACACATGATGGATCTAGAGGTGTATCAACATTGACTtcccaaaattttatttga
- the LOC122021745 gene encoding 60S ribosomal protein L32-1-like has protein sequence MAVPLLAKKIVKKRVKKFKRPQSDRKICVKTNWRRPKGIDSRVRRKFKGCTLMPNIGYGSDKKTRHYLPNRFKKFVVHNVADLELLMMHNRTYCAEIAHDVSTRKRKLIVERAAQLDIVVTNKLARLRTQEDE, from the exons ATGGCGGTTCCTTTGCTTGCGAAGAAGATCGTGAAGAAGCGCGTCAAGAAATTCAAGAGGCCCCAAAGTGACCGCAAGATCTGCGTGAAG ACAAATTGGCGGAGACCGAAGGGTATTGACTCTCGTGTGAGAAGAAAGTTTAAAGGATGCACGCTGATGCCAAATATCGGGTATGGTTCCGATAAGAAAACACGCCACTATTTGCCGAACCGATTCAAGAAATTTGTGGTTCACAATGTCGCCGATCTGGAGTTGCTGATGATGCACAACAG GACTTACTGTGCTGAAATTGCTCACGATGTCTCTACGAGGAAGCGCAAGTTGATTGTCGAGCGAGCTGCACAACTCGACATCGTCGTCACCAACAAGCTTGCTAGGTTGCGCACCCAAGAAGATGAGTGA